The following coding sequences lie in one Megalodesulfovibrio gigas DSM 1382 = ATCC 19364 genomic window:
- a CDS encoding (2Fe-2S)-binding protein encodes MTAIMPISFLLNGRPVRLDVAPGRRALDVLREDLGLIATREGCGSGECGACTVLVDGETRLSCLMLAVQLDGRKVTTAEGLGSPASPHPLQTAFAEHGAVQCGYCSPGMTLAAAALLARNPSPCRAEVREALAGNLCRCTGYVKIVDAVMAAAETMRDEDDRP; translated from the coding sequence ATGACGGCAATCATGCCCATTTCTTTTCTGCTCAATGGCCGTCCGGTGCGGCTGGACGTTGCGCCCGGCCGACGGGCCCTGGATGTTCTGCGCGAGGATCTGGGGCTGATCGCGACCAGGGAAGGCTGCGGCTCCGGCGAATGCGGCGCCTGCACTGTGCTGGTGGACGGCGAGACACGGCTTTCCTGCCTCATGCTGGCAGTGCAGCTCGACGGCCGCAAGGTGACGACCGCCGAGGGGCTCGGTTCCCCCGCCTCGCCGCATCCCCTCCAGACTGCCTTTGCCGAACATGGGGCCGTGCAGTGCGGCTACTGTTCGCCGGGCATGACCCTGGCTGCCGCGGCCCTGCTGGCCCGGAATCCCAGCCCCTGCCGGGCCGAGGTGCGCGAGGCCCTGGCCGGCAACCTCTGCCGCTGCACAGGCTACGTCAAAATCGTGGACGCCGTCATGGCTGCGGCGGAGACAATGCGGGACGAGGACGACCGGCCATGA
- a CDS encoding pyridoxal phosphate-dependent aminotransferase: MNSLHDRIPDYVRTFERYVPSRPDAVLMRQFGVSHLFRLNNNENALGPPPMAREAIAAFAPERAAIYPSGDAYNLRQALATRFRKSPEQFLVGNGSCEVISSVIRAFCGPGDAIVTADKTFAVYEWVAKFSGIDAHLVPLRGNALDPAAMLAAVTPRTRLVFLCNPNNPTGSWWNKATLTRFLDTLASLEARPLVVLDEAYCEYLDAADCPDYPDGMEYLERYDNLLVFRTFSKMYGLAGFRVGYLCGALEAVEYVHRTHIAYSVNSLGQVAAAAALLDDAAHLRATRRMVAEARAYLQGVFDGLGLEHFGSAGNYIMVRTPLSDTLLYRRLMQQGVMVRTMTGFRFPNWIRISLAGEQAMEAAAAALHTVLDGIARKG, encoded by the coding sequence ATGAACAGCCTGCATGACCGCATCCCGGACTATGTCCGGACCTTTGAACGGTATGTGCCCAGCCGACCGGACGCGGTGCTGATGCGTCAGTTCGGCGTTTCGCACTTGTTTCGGCTCAACAACAACGAAAATGCCCTGGGCCCGCCGCCGATGGCCAGGGAGGCCATCGCCGCGTTTGCCCCCGAACGGGCCGCCATCTACCCCAGCGGCGACGCCTACAATCTGCGCCAGGCCCTGGCAACCCGGTTCCGCAAATCTCCGGAACAGTTTCTGGTGGGCAATGGGTCCTGCGAGGTGATCAGCTCGGTTATCCGGGCCTTCTGCGGGCCGGGGGACGCCATCGTCACCGCAGACAAGACCTTTGCCGTCTATGAGTGGGTGGCGAAGTTTTCCGGAATCGATGCCCATTTGGTCCCGCTGCGGGGCAACGCACTGGATCCGGCCGCCATGCTGGCCGCGGTGACGCCGCGCACGCGGCTCGTCTTTCTGTGCAACCCCAACAACCCCACGGGATCGTGGTGGAACAAGGCCACCCTGACACGCTTTCTGGACACCCTCGCCTCCCTGGAGGCCCGGCCGCTGGTGGTCCTGGATGAGGCCTATTGCGAATACCTGGACGCAGCCGACTGTCCAGACTATCCCGACGGCATGGAATATCTGGAACGGTACGACAATCTCCTTGTGTTCCGCACATTTTCCAAGATGTACGGCCTGGCCGGCTTTCGTGTGGGCTATCTGTGCGGGGCCCTGGAGGCGGTGGAGTATGTGCACCGCACGCACATCGCCTATTCCGTCAACTCTCTTGGGCAAGTCGCGGCTGCGGCCGCCCTGCTCGACGACGCCGCGCACCTCCGCGCCACCCGCCGCATGGTGGCCGAGGCCAGGGCGTATCTGCAGGGAGTCTTCGATGGCCTGGGACTGGAGCACTTCGGCAGCGCGGGCAACTACATCATGGTCCGCACCCCACTGTCCGACACGCTGTTGTACCGACGGCTGATGCAGCAGGGCGTGATGGTCCGCACCATGACCGGCTTTCGTTTTCCCAACTGGATCCGCATCTCCCTGGCTGGCGAGCAGGCCATGGAGGCCGCAGCCGCAGCCCTGCACACGGTGCTGGACGGCATTGCAAGGAAAGGCTGA
- a CDS encoding xanthine dehydrogenase family protein molybdopterin-binding subunit: MIRTDAGSGVRQDALTKAAGRERYSIDETPPGCLWAGALRAGVPHARIVRVDTDAARRVPGVVAVLTRADVPGTNRQGIVHKDQPVLCGERVRHCGDPVALVVAESREALAAGLGRIHTEFSPLPGVFDPAAALLPEAPLVHSDHAGGNLLAQGLMEKGDASAAFADCAAIVSGRFETPMQDHVFLEPPNGLARLRPSGVLEMIVSTQAPFRDRFEIAHALGLDPMRMRIRAPFLGGGFGGKDGATVQCLLALAALHLPGRWVKMVWSREETFLAGYKRHAAVVDIRLGADADGALRALACSMLFDAGPYAHLSAEIMALGMEHAAGPYRIPHTRIEGRCAHTNNPVGGAFRGFGVVQATFAIERALDALARRLDRDPAELRRQNALHPGELNGVGVPVESGTLGTDVAACLDAAMAHPFWTEREAWQRAAPPLTRRGVGLVATHNAMGYGRGLPDHAAAKLELTRHGGFRIYNSVPDMGQGNAAAFVTLAAQALQQPETAFECLQPDTARCLPAGSSSASRTTYTFGNALLRACRSMAEKLRARAALVLLCDDPERLRLIPGAVHDPVSDRSVPLPFLASLLPRDDRLCIDQFTMPVVQNPPDTGREFRLGFPHRFYAYGACVCGVEVDVLTGQIRLARCLETVACGRVLSLVGVEQQLHGAAAQGAGLALFENMALNAGRIGGATLSAYLIPTALDLPDLPDFACLTLDDDEPTGPMGLKGMGEIGIHGPGPALAQALEHALGMPLEAMPGGSRLPLSPEAVLAALEGISS; the protein is encoded by the coding sequence ATGATCAGGACTGACGCCGGCTCCGGTGTCCGTCAGGACGCCCTGACCAAGGCTGCGGGCCGTGAGCGTTACAGCATCGACGAAACGCCGCCGGGCTGCCTCTGGGCCGGCGCACTGCGGGCCGGCGTGCCCCATGCGCGAATTGTCCGGGTGGATACGGACGCCGCCCGGCGCGTGCCGGGCGTGGTGGCCGTGCTGACCAGGGCCGACGTGCCGGGGACCAATCGCCAAGGCATCGTGCACAAGGATCAGCCTGTGCTCTGCGGGGAGCGGGTGCGCCACTGCGGGGATCCCGTGGCCCTGGTGGTGGCCGAGAGTCGGGAGGCCCTGGCCGCGGGGCTTGGGCGCATCCACACCGAATTCTCGCCCCTGCCCGGGGTGTTCGATCCCGCCGCGGCGCTCCTGCCCGAGGCGCCCCTTGTCCATTCCGACCATGCAGGCGGCAACCTCCTGGCCCAGGGGCTGATGGAAAAAGGTGACGCTTCGGCAGCCTTTGCGGACTGCGCCGCAATCGTCTCGGGCCGCTTCGAAACGCCCATGCAGGACCACGTCTTTCTGGAACCGCCCAACGGCCTGGCGCGACTGCGGCCTTCGGGTGTGCTGGAGATGATCGTCTCCACCCAGGCTCCTTTCCGCGATCGCTTTGAAATCGCCCATGCCCTGGGGCTGGATCCCATGCGCATGCGCATCCGCGCGCCGTTTCTGGGCGGCGGCTTTGGCGGCAAGGACGGGGCCACGGTGCAGTGTCTGTTGGCCCTGGCCGCCCTGCATCTGCCGGGACGCTGGGTCAAGATGGTCTGGAGCCGCGAGGAAACGTTTCTGGCCGGCTACAAGCGCCACGCCGCGGTGGTGGACATCCGCCTGGGAGCCGATGCCGACGGCGCGTTGCGCGCCCTGGCCTGTTCCATGCTTTTCGATGCCGGCCCCTATGCCCACCTGAGCGCGGAAATCATGGCCCTCGGCATGGAGCATGCCGCCGGGCCGTATCGCATCCCGCATACCCGTATCGAGGGCCGCTGCGCTCACACCAATAACCCCGTGGGCGGTGCCTTCCGGGGGTTCGGCGTGGTGCAGGCGACATTCGCCATCGAACGGGCCCTGGACGCCCTGGCCCGGCGACTGGACCGCGACCCCGCCGAGCTGCGGCGGCAAAACGCCCTGCACCCGGGGGAGCTGAACGGCGTCGGCGTGCCCGTGGAATCCGGGACCTTGGGAACCGACGTGGCTGCCTGCCTCGACGCAGCCATGGCGCATCCGTTCTGGACCGAGCGGGAGGCCTGGCAGCGCGCCGCCCCGCCCCTGACCCGCCGCGGCGTGGGGCTTGTCGCCACGCACAATGCCATGGGCTACGGCCGTGGCCTGCCCGATCATGCCGCGGCCAAGCTGGAACTGACCCGTCATGGCGGCTTCCGCATCTACAATTCCGTGCCGGACATGGGCCAAGGCAACGCCGCGGCCTTTGTCACCCTGGCCGCCCAGGCCTTGCAGCAGCCCGAAACGGCCTTTGAGTGTCTGCAGCCGGATACGGCCCGCTGCCTGCCTGCCGGCTCGTCCTCGGCCAGCCGGACCACGTACACCTTCGGCAACGCGCTGCTGCGGGCCTGTCGTAGCATGGCCGAAAAATTGCGAGCCCGCGCGGCCCTGGTTCTGCTGTGCGACGACCCCGAACGGCTTCGGCTCATCCCCGGCGCAGTGCATGATCCGGTCAGCGACCGCAGCGTTCCCCTCCCGTTCTTGGCCAGCCTGCTCCCCCGCGACGACCGCCTGTGCATTGATCAATTCACCATGCCTGTGGTGCAGAATCCGCCGGACACCGGCCGGGAATTCCGCCTGGGCTTTCCGCACCGCTTTTATGCGTACGGGGCCTGTGTATGCGGAGTGGAAGTGGATGTATTGACAGGACAAATCCGCCTGGCGCGTTGCCTGGAAACCGTGGCCTGCGGCCGGGTGCTCTCCCTGGTCGGCGTGGAGCAGCAACTGCACGGCGCGGCGGCCCAGGGCGCAGGCCTGGCCCTGTTTGAAAACATGGCGCTGAACGCCGGGCGGATTGGCGGTGCAACCCTGAGTGCCTATCTCATCCCCACGGCCCTGGATCTGCCCGATCTGCCGGACTTCGCCTGCCTGACCCTGGATGATGATGAACCCACGGGACCCATGGGCCTCAAGGGCATGGGCGAAATTGGCATCCATGGCCCGGGTCCGGCCCTGGCCCAGGCCTTGGAACACGCCCTGGGCATGCCGCTGGAGGCAATGCCCGGCGGGTCGCGCCTGCCCCTCTCGCCCGAGGCAGTGCTTGCAGCGCTGGAAGGAATCTCTTCATGA
- a CDS encoding serine/threonine protein kinase has translation MSIADSDHRIELPKGTILGNDYRIEEFLGRGGFGLTYKAADLARDEMPVAIKQFAPMLKGEDVPMVVSKHLVDSILIEAVAQQKLSGHPSIPRMLHAFPERGTAFLVMEWVQGRPLHGVAQALRMVEPKYVSKYFGDVLLGIRHIIENKLVHRDISPNNIMIQFERNITKGTAKLIDFGTVGVIGESSPFNQPLAIGTPPFIAPERLRGEAGGPWSDLYSAAVSMLSVFCPEEMIPQGEGDKPALEHFEILDIMAQSAVPEPIAEVICLATVTDPKVRWENMNRIWSLLANHHPEMDDTGWGRQSSVDNWGMASGRKMKMYIDPRRNRLQRALIQSFDTARFHYDNVTPQIPLKNGKLLQNPAQSKIALARAEALVNVLLGREIVVPAGQVAESPAFMCIFSEIYDAYTDLIKTGKIPESFEWRPFRLAIEDPTWKDYVGFTKNYRYTGAPTVILRDAGVDEKSQESKGQRINAMVQLFVNEQYAQLGAERRDTKAAYGIDFGVFARNVRNYFRSDVSVFRQEGKHGALDHSYAEMYRKRVFDEGVSGAGLADAKKVRGIVNDIEKMLMEERCSHLRGNWYFYAKRFEHVWPLVRGYFDTLLFLSLTDQYNVDHVSLISQEMEYGAFDHSLVLGPRFSSNFFETDPMSQLYGKINGLFPDKGWGVDWLEVLSLYSNPAFRESVLRLNAAFYSNDIRFYAESLHQHVEIVNKNLPTSININHEDGSVTLQNTANGRQDVVHQTSDPVLTDEKNAAAATDNATSVNRGFVAPLINKLDVRLLTQDDTMVYYALKPYKMFASVMC, from the coding sequence ATGTCCATTGCTGACAGCGACCACCGAATTGAACTCCCTAAAGGGACAATCCTTGGCAACGACTACCGCATTGAAGAGTTTTTGGGCCGTGGGGGGTTCGGGCTGACATACAAGGCCGCGGACCTCGCCCGGGATGAGATGCCGGTGGCCATCAAGCAATTCGCACCCATGCTCAAGGGTGAGGATGTTCCCATGGTGGTGAGCAAGCACCTTGTGGACTCGATCCTCATTGAGGCGGTGGCCCAGCAGAAGCTGTCCGGGCATCCGAGTATTCCCCGCATGCTCCACGCGTTTCCTGAGCGGGGCACGGCGTTTTTGGTGATGGAATGGGTGCAGGGACGCCCCTTGCACGGCGTAGCGCAGGCTTTGCGGATGGTGGAGCCAAAGTATGTGAGTAAGTATTTTGGCGATGTTCTTTTAGGAATCCGCCATATTATAGAAAACAAACTAGTGCACCGTGACATTTCGCCGAACAACATCATGATCCAGTTCGAAAGGAACATTACCAAAGGGACCGCAAAACTCATAGACTTTGGCACCGTGGGCGTCATCGGCGAATCATCACCGTTCAATCAGCCCCTTGCCATAGGCACACCCCCATTCATCGCCCCTGAACGCCTGCGGGGTGAGGCGGGTGGGCCATGGAGCGACCTGTACAGCGCGGCGGTATCCATGCTTTCGGTATTCTGCCCTGAGGAGATGATTCCGCAGGGCGAGGGCGACAAGCCTGCGCTCGAACACTTCGAAATACTTGATATTATGGCTCAATCCGCGGTTCCAGAGCCCATTGCGGAGGTTATTTGCCTCGCCACAGTGACCGACCCCAAGGTCCGTTGGGAGAACATGAACAGAATATGGAGCCTACTGGCGAACCACCACCCCGAGATGGATGACACCGGATGGGGTCGCCAGTCGTCTGTGGACAACTGGGGCATGGCGAGCGGGAGAAAAATGAAGATGTACATAGATCCTCGCCGCAACAGGTTGCAGCGCGCACTTATTCAGTCGTTTGACACTGCACGGTTCCACTACGATAACGTCACGCCCCAGATACCCCTCAAAAATGGCAAGTTGCTACAAAATCCAGCACAGTCAAAGATCGCCCTGGCACGGGCTGAGGCCCTGGTGAACGTGCTTTTGGGGCGGGAGATCGTGGTCCCGGCGGGGCAGGTGGCCGAAAGCCCGGCGTTTATGTGCATTTTTTCTGAAATATATGATGCATACACCGATCTCATAAAGACTGGAAAAATTCCAGAATCGTTTGAGTGGCGGCCGTTTCGGCTGGCCATTGAGGACCCGACGTGGAAGGACTATGTCGGATTCACGAAGAACTATCGCTACACAGGAGCGCCAACGGTCATTCTCCGGGACGCTGGCGTGGACGAGAAAAGTCAGGAAAGCAAGGGCCAGCGGATCAACGCCATGGTACAGCTGTTTGTGAATGAACAGTATGCGCAGCTCGGTGCCGAGAGGCGGGATACGAAGGCGGCATATGGTATTGACTTCGGGGTGTTCGCGCGCAATGTTCGCAACTATTTCCGCAGTGACGTCTCCGTCTTCAGGCAGGAAGGGAAACATGGCGCCTTGGACCATTCGTATGCGGAGATGTACAGAAAGCGGGTGTTCGATGAGGGCGTTTCTGGTGCCGGTTTGGCTGATGCGAAAAAAGTTAGAGGCATTGTAAACGACATTGAGAAAATGCTCATGGAGGAGCGCTGCAGCCACCTGCGCGGCAACTGGTATTTCTACGCCAAGCGATTCGAGCATGTGTGGCCGCTGGTCCGGGGATATTTTGATACGCTCCTGTTTCTCTCATTAACGGATCAGTACAATGTTGATCATGTGTCACTCATCAGCCAGGAGATGGAGTACGGGGCCTTTGATCATTCCCTTGTGCTGGGCCCTCGTTTTTCTTCGAACTTCTTTGAAACGGACCCCATGTCCCAGCTCTACGGAAAGATAAACGGTCTCTTTCCGGACAAAGGATGGGGGGTGGACTGGCTAGAAGTGCTTTCCCTATATTCGAACCCGGCGTTTCGGGAAAGTGTGCTCCGCCTTAATGCAGCGTTTTATAGCAATGACATCCGGTTTTACGCTGAGTCGCTCCACCAGCATGTCGAGATTGTGAATAAGAATCTGCCCACATCCATAAATATCAACCATGAGGATGGCAGCGTCACCCTTCAGAACACGGCTAATGGCAGGCAAGATGTGGTCCACCAAACGAGTGACCCAGTTTTAACTGACGAGAAGAACGCCGCCGCCGCAACGGACAATGCTACAAGTGTAAACAGAGGGTTCGTTGCGCCCCTCATTAATAAGCTCGACGTGCGCCTCCTCACCCAGGACGACACAATGGTCTATTATGCGCTGAAACCGTATAAGATGTTTGCAAGTGTCATGTGTTAA
- a CDS encoding AGE family epimerase/isomerase codes for MRTQHSLRRVLPYACLAWILHLCLVPVAAAVSNSTLPPDAAYWIAHLERDLLPYWLTPAATPESGPFPTYRMDDGRAMTNGTVAEYKASAKQRGGQWIIDEGKLDDNYIRTHARQTFAYGVAYHLTGNPRYLALMQQGVRWSMAHAFDDRGAKTIVAGDVERNSQDQAYSVNGLAFYYYLTRDEVVLERLKTQYAYIMQAYGIRNASGELEGVAFRPGETRPTELVAVLDQLNAYMMLLAPILPEPMVASWKQDMLAFCRFMLKHFQIQQGDPGWDPLLANSFWGLLSDDVTVRRSRHLDFGHSVKAWWMIHLAGRLTGDSTLAAQGLEGMRALLAKGYLPGPRLMDWAVAKNKTPLSGLVNEATWAEKVCLPSKKKDCGNMTVVPGQHWWIHCEMDQAAATSAMANGGGGDLAAALALTGPFFVDHFVDRVGKEVWHAIDPITLAPQLKKAHHWKNAYHSFEHALVMAIAGQALRRGPLTLHFALQQDKQLPPNLRPYYFEGTVRNVHYATMPGQDDLLLAAVEFEIGTGETH; via the coding sequence ATGAGAACGCAACATTCCTTACGCCGGGTCCTGCCGTACGCATGTCTGGCGTGGATTCTACACCTCTGCCTTGTGCCTGTCGCCGCGGCGGTGTCCAACAGCACCTTGCCGCCGGATGCAGCCTATTGGATTGCTCACCTGGAGCGGGACCTGCTGCCCTACTGGCTTACGCCCGCTGCCACGCCTGAATCCGGACCATTCCCCACCTACCGGATGGATGACGGTCGTGCCATGACGAATGGTACCGTCGCTGAGTACAAAGCCTCAGCCAAACAACGCGGTGGGCAATGGATCATCGACGAGGGCAAGCTCGACGACAACTATATCCGCACCCATGCCCGCCAAACCTTCGCGTATGGCGTGGCCTACCATCTGACTGGCAATCCGCGCTACTTGGCCTTGATGCAACAGGGGGTGCGCTGGTCCATGGCCCATGCTTTCGACGACCGCGGTGCCAAAACCATCGTCGCCGGCGATGTGGAACGCAATAGCCAGGATCAGGCCTACAGCGTCAACGGACTGGCCTTCTACTATTATCTCACGCGGGATGAGGTCGTGCTGGAACGCCTGAAAACGCAGTACGCCTACATTATGCAGGCCTATGGCATCCGCAACGCCTCCGGAGAATTGGAAGGTGTGGCCTTTCGCCCCGGTGAGACGAGGCCGACCGAGCTCGTGGCCGTATTGGACCAGCTCAATGCCTACATGATGCTCCTTGCGCCCATTCTTCCGGAACCCATGGTCGCTTCCTGGAAACAGGACATGCTGGCCTTCTGCCGCTTCATGCTGAAGCATTTCCAAATCCAGCAAGGCGATCCAGGATGGGACCCCTTGCTGGCGAACAGTTTCTGGGGCCTGCTTTCGGACGATGTTACAGTCAGGCGTTCACGACATCTGGACTTCGGGCATTCGGTCAAGGCTTGGTGGATGATTCACCTCGCCGGCCGTCTCACTGGCGACAGCACCCTGGCGGCACAGGGCTTGGAAGGCATGCGAGCCCTGCTGGCCAAGGGCTATCTCCCCGGACCACGACTCATGGACTGGGCAGTCGCCAAAAACAAGACGCCGTTGTCAGGCTTGGTCAATGAAGCCACCTGGGCCGAAAAGGTCTGCCTGCCATCCAAGAAGAAAGACTGCGGGAACATGACCGTAGTTCCAGGACAGCATTGGTGGATTCATTGCGAGATGGATCAGGCCGCGGCCACCAGCGCCATGGCCAATGGTGGCGGTGGGGATCTCGCCGCCGCGCTAGCGCTGACAGGCCCCTTTTTCGTAGATCATTTTGTGGACCGCGTCGGCAAGGAGGTCTGGCACGCCATTGATCCGATCACCTTGGCCCCGCAGCTCAAAAAGGCGCACCACTGGAAAAACGCCTACCATTCCTTCGAACATGCACTGGTCATGGCCATTGCTGGACAGGCGCTTCGCCGTGGGCCCCTCACACTGCACTTCGCATTGCAGCAAGACAAACAATTGCCGCCCAACTTGCGACCGTATTATTTCGAAGGCACGGTGCGCAACGTCCACTATGCAACCATGCCCGGTCAGGATGACCTACTGCTCGCGGCTGTGGAATTTGAGATTGGAACTGGAGAAACTCATTGA
- a CDS encoding MFS transporter yields the protein MTAAATESAPPTLCTYRFVVLTLVATFGFCNIAIFYGFSSYLERLGVPEGWRGWLLAAEPLAAWCLRPWLSVFVTPRNALRLTGISLLGMGLALCGYQFAHGIGALLAVRLFHGLCFVCLVSAVTVLLVQNIPRQLAGRGFGLFSLASLVPYAIMPPLVEWLLPQLGREDRVYALCSLLVLPGLALLAPLGWSRRGQAMTPEPLNSGRPSWAEVRQTLAQRPVRRLLLANLCLFLSTTLVFFYIKPFALAQGLADPGLFFTVSTGASIVIRVLAGPYYDRLPREALLLAALAALAVCLFGFAGATGSGQLLGLAAAYGLSLGVAMPLLNAVMFGHSSPAMRGTTLNLMLFMMDTAYVVGPVAGGAILASGVGYASLFMLCCVMALAAGWCVWPLVGDGWQQWRHPQKAQG from the coding sequence ATGACCGCAGCAGCAACCGAATCCGCTCCTCCGACGTTGTGCACCTATCGCTTTGTGGTCCTGACCCTGGTGGCGACGTTTGGATTTTGCAACATCGCAATTTTTTACGGCTTTTCCTCGTACCTGGAGCGCCTGGGCGTGCCAGAGGGCTGGCGGGGCTGGCTGCTTGCCGCAGAGCCCCTGGCGGCATGGTGCCTGCGGCCCTGGCTGAGCGTGTTCGTCACCCCGCGCAATGCCCTGCGTCTGACCGGCATCTCCCTGCTGGGCATGGGGCTGGCCCTGTGCGGCTATCAGTTCGCGCATGGGATCGGGGCACTGTTGGCGGTGCGGCTGTTTCACGGCCTTTGCTTCGTCTGCCTGGTCAGCGCCGTCACGGTGTTGCTGGTCCAGAACATCCCGAGGCAACTGGCGGGGCGAGGATTCGGGCTGTTCTCCCTGGCGTCGCTGGTGCCGTATGCCATCATGCCGCCGCTGGTGGAATGGCTGCTGCCGCAGCTTGGCCGGGAGGACCGGGTCTATGCCCTATGTTCGCTGCTGGTGCTGCCGGGGCTGGCCCTGCTCGCCCCCCTGGGCTGGAGCCGCAGGGGACAGGCCATGACGCCAGAGCCACTGAACTCGGGCCGCCCCTCCTGGGCCGAGGTGCGCCAGACCCTGGCCCAACGGCCGGTGCGGCGGCTGCTGCTGGCCAACCTGTGCCTGTTCCTGAGCACCACCCTGGTGTTTTTCTACATCAAACCCTTTGCCCTCGCACAGGGGCTGGCCGATCCGGGGCTGTTCTTCACCGTGTCCACGGGGGCGTCCATCGTCATACGGGTGCTGGCCGGGCCGTATTATGATCGGCTGCCCAGGGAGGCCTTGTTGCTGGCTGCCCTGGCCGCTCTGGCGGTCTGCCTGTTCGGCTTTGCGGGTGCAACGGGGTCGGGGCAGCTGCTGGGGCTGGCCGCAGCCTACGGGTTGAGCCTGGGCGTGGCCATGCCGCTGCTCAATGCGGTCATGTTCGGGCATTCGTCGCCGGCCATGCGCGGCACCACACTGAATTTGATGTTGTTCATGATGGATACGGCCTACGTCGTCGGCCCGGTGGCCGGCGGGGCAATCCTGGCCTCCGGGGTCGGGTATGCCAGCCTGTTCATGCTCTGCTGCGTGATGGCCCTGGCGGCTGGGTGGTGCGTGTGGCCCCTGGTGGGCGACGGCTGGCAACAATGGCGACACCCTCAGAAGGCGCAGGGCTAG
- a CDS encoding FAD binding domain-containing protein, whose protein sequence is MSVAIRAVHRPATLAALWPLLADGVCLMAGGTDLLARASGAPLGDVALLEGVCGLAEISQEAGWLRLGAMATHARLLGHPLIAARLPVLAQALAVLGAPAIRTMGTLGGNLVTASPAGDSLPPLLALNALVELASRSGVRQLPLAAFLLGPGRTALAPGEIVTAVLVPPQPEAAVHHFEKVGRRAALAIAVASLAAVVVRDTTGVVIDARLAVGSLGPTALRCTEAEACLCGRRLDRDSLQAAGEAIRAAISPIDDIRATADHRRRLAGNLPLRLTVCGMAG, encoded by the coding sequence ATGAGCGTTGCCATCCGCGCCGTGCATCGCCCAGCCACCCTGGCAGCCCTCTGGCCGCTCCTGGCCGACGGTGTTTGCCTGATGGCCGGGGGCACGGATCTGCTGGCCCGGGCTTCGGGTGCGCCTCTTGGGGATGTGGCCCTGCTTGAAGGCGTTTGCGGACTGGCGGAAATCAGCCAGGAAGCCGGCTGGCTCCGCCTGGGAGCCATGGCCACGCACGCCAGGCTGTTGGGGCATCCGCTGATTGCAGCGCGGCTGCCCGTGCTGGCGCAGGCCCTGGCCGTTCTCGGCGCGCCGGCCATCCGCACCATGGGCACCCTCGGCGGCAATCTGGTCACGGCCTCGCCGGCCGGAGACAGCCTGCCGCCCCTGCTGGCTCTGAATGCCCTGGTGGAACTGGCCTCGCGGAGCGGCGTCCGGCAACTCCCCCTGGCGGCTTTTCTTCTCGGACCAGGGCGCACGGCCCTTGCGCCCGGCGAGATTGTCACCGCGGTACTGGTCCCGCCGCAGCCGGAGGCCGCGGTGCATCACTTCGAAAAGGTCGGCCGGCGTGCGGCCCTCGCCATTGCCGTGGCCAGTCTGGCGGCGGTTGTTGTTCGCGATACGACGGGCGTGGTGATCGATGCCCGTCTGGCCGTGGGCAGCCTGGGGCCGACGGCCCTGCGCTGTACGGAGGCGGAAGCCTGCCTGTGTGGACGCCGACTGGATCGGGACTCGCTCCAGGCCGCAGGCGAGGCGATCCGCGCCGCCATCTCGCCCATTGACGACATCCGCGCCACGGCCGACCACCGTCGTCGCCTGGCCGGAAACCTGCCCCTGCGCCTGACCGTGTGCGGCATGGCGGGGTGA